A genomic window from Salvia miltiorrhiza cultivar Shanhuang (shh) chromosome 5, IMPLAD_Smil_shh, whole genome shotgun sequence includes:
- the LOC131024689 gene encoding protein CROWDED NUCLEI 1-like isoform X2: MINRGSPIPELINLIKHSFRECEFDEVQNTLMEREKIMKVEMENVVRDRDSLKKQVDILENTHGYMELEKIDLEEKLRMSQRRGKEMDEMIVQMKQKFEKLWEEMDERFIKMRNEFEELRQESIYANKTMEEMKAKEIEADCVVQEMKRKNVEAVQIVDELRAKKMKSKKANVEDRAIRLTSDADAGVTNLPAPGSAVAEIVQDKEGKEPKVQGFPSKPSPKNSKSSMGGLSESGSDKENEEGSSVAEKLRLELEEKDEELLKVASELSVATCRVKELEHQVASLEDFQYEREANARAEGGRMCRQKLLVTSAGQAFLKEMHEGIVGAYRQSSQYLGHMAPHIAYFLKVKEASTSAAAQGFRRELNVKEIMREIFKVIAASPEFKGDDSLPQNHPWWLPVIQKAAQKLAFEGEFPPDMPPAEELLYDIRQA, translated from the exons ATGATTAATCGGGGCTCTCCAATTCCAGAACTGATCAACCTCATTAAGCACTCGTTTCGCGAGTGCGAGTTTGATGAGGTCCAGAACACATTGATGGAGCGAGAGAAGATTATGAAAGTAGAAATGGAAAATGTTGTGAGGGATCGTGATTCATTGAAGAAACAGGTCGATATTCTCGAGAACACTCATGGTTATATGGAGCTGGAGAAAATTGATCTGGAGGAGAAGCTCCGAATGAGTCAGAGGAGAGGTAAAGAGATGGATGAAATGATTGTCCAAATGAAGCAGAAGTTTGAGAAATTGTGGGAGGAGATGGATGAAAGGTTCAtcaaaatgaggaatgagtttGAGGAATTGAGGCAAGAGAGTATTTATGCAAACAAAACTATGGAGGAGATGAAGGCAAAAGAGATTGAGGCTGATTGCGTTGTGCAGGAAATGAAGCGCAAAAATGTTGAGGCTGTTCAGATCGTTGATGAGTTGAGAGCGAAAAAGATGAAGTCTAAGAAGGCCAATGTTGAAGATAGGGCTATAAGGCTGACTTCTG ATGCAGATGCAGGTGTTACAAACTTACCTGCACCTGGCTCTGCTGTTGCTGAGATTGTCCAGGATAAGGAAGGCAAAGAGCCTAAGGTTCAAG GTTTTCCCTCCAAACCTTCTCCTAAAAATTCCAAGTCCTCGATGGGAGGATTGTCAGAGAGTGGCTCTGACAAAGAGAATGAGGAAGGGTCATCCGTTGCTGAGAAGCTCCGCCTTGAACTGGAGGAGAAAGATGAGGAGCTGCTAAAGGTTGCTTCGGAGCTCAGTGTGGCTACCTGTCGTGTCAAAGAACTGGAGCATCAGGTGGCGAGCTTGGAGGATTTCCAGTATGAGAGGGAGGCAAATGCGCGAGCTGAAGGGGGGAGGATGTGCCGTCAGAAATTACTTGTGACTTCAGCGGGGCAGGCCTTCCTGAAAGAGATGCACGAGGGGATAGTGGGGGCTTACCGGCAGAGCTCCCAATACCTGGGACATATGGCCCCTCACATCGCTTATTTCTTGAAGGTCAAGGAAGCTTCGACCAGTGCTGCCGCTCAGGGCTTCCGTCGAGAGCTGAATGTGAAAGAGATTATGCGTGAGATTTTTAAAGTCATAGCTGCTTCGCCTGAGTTCAAGGGAGATGACAGTCTTCCCCAGAACCACCCTTGGTGGCTGCCTGTGATACAGAAAGCTGCTCAGAAGCTGGCCTTTGAGGGTGAGTTCCCTCCTGATATGCCACCAGCAGAGGAGCTTCTCTACGACATCAGGCAGGCCTGA
- the LOC131024689 gene encoding uncharacterized protein LOC131024689 isoform X1 — MINRGSPIPELINLIKHSFRECEFDEVQNTLMEREKIMKVEMENVVRDRDSLKKQVDILENTHGYMELEKIDLEEKLRMSQRRGKEMDEMIVQMKQKFEKLWEEMDERFIKMRNEFEELRQESIYANKTMEEMKAKEIEADCVVQEMKRKNVEAVQIVDELRAKKMKSKKANVEDRAIRLTSDADAGVTNLPAPGSAVAEIVQDKEGKEPKVQVVGADGKRPSSAGFPSKPSPKNSKSSMGGLSESGSDKENEEGSSVAEKLRLELEEKDEELLKVASELSVATCRVKELEHQVASLEDFQYEREANARAEGGRMCRQKLLVTSAGQAFLKEMHEGIVGAYRQSSQYLGHMAPHIAYFLKVKEASTSAAAQGFRRELNVKEIMREIFKVIAASPEFKGDDSLPQNHPWWLPVIQKAAQKLAFEGEFPPDMPPAEELLYDIRQA; from the exons ATGATTAATCGGGGCTCTCCAATTCCAGAACTGATCAACCTCATTAAGCACTCGTTTCGCGAGTGCGAGTTTGATGAGGTCCAGAACACATTGATGGAGCGAGAGAAGATTATGAAAGTAGAAATGGAAAATGTTGTGAGGGATCGTGATTCATTGAAGAAACAGGTCGATATTCTCGAGAACACTCATGGTTATATGGAGCTGGAGAAAATTGATCTGGAGGAGAAGCTCCGAATGAGTCAGAGGAGAGGTAAAGAGATGGATGAAATGATTGTCCAAATGAAGCAGAAGTTTGAGAAATTGTGGGAGGAGATGGATGAAAGGTTCAtcaaaatgaggaatgagtttGAGGAATTGAGGCAAGAGAGTATTTATGCAAACAAAACTATGGAGGAGATGAAGGCAAAAGAGATTGAGGCTGATTGCGTTGTGCAGGAAATGAAGCGCAAAAATGTTGAGGCTGTTCAGATCGTTGATGAGTTGAGAGCGAAAAAGATGAAGTCTAAGAAGGCCAATGTTGAAGATAGGGCTATAAGGCTGACTTCTG ATGCAGATGCAGGTGTTACAAACTTACCTGCACCTGGCTCTGCTGTTGCTGAGATTGTCCAGGATAAGGAAGGCAAAGAGCCTAAGGTTCAAG TAGTTGGTGCTGACGGGAAGAGGCCATCCTCTGCAGGTTTTCCCTCCAAACCTTCTCCTAAAAATTCCAAGTCCTCGATGGGAGGATTGTCAGAGAGTGGCTCTGACAAAGAGAATGAGGAAGGGTCATCCGTTGCTGAGAAGCTCCGCCTTGAACTGGAGGAGAAAGATGAGGAGCTGCTAAAGGTTGCTTCGGAGCTCAGTGTGGCTACCTGTCGTGTCAAAGAACTGGAGCATCAGGTGGCGAGCTTGGAGGATTTCCAGTATGAGAGGGAGGCAAATGCGCGAGCTGAAGGGGGGAGGATGTGCCGTCAGAAATTACTTGTGACTTCAGCGGGGCAGGCCTTCCTGAAAGAGATGCACGAGGGGATAGTGGGGGCTTACCGGCAGAGCTCCCAATACCTGGGACATATGGCCCCTCACATCGCTTATTTCTTGAAGGTCAAGGAAGCTTCGACCAGTGCTGCCGCTCAGGGCTTCCGTCGAGAGCTGAATGTGAAAGAGATTATGCGTGAGATTTTTAAAGTCATAGCTGCTTCGCCTGAGTTCAAGGGAGATGACAGTCTTCCCCAGAACCACCCTTGGTGGCTGCCTGTGATACAGAAAGCTGCTCAGAAGCTGGCCTTTGAGGGTGAGTTCCCTCCTGATATGCCACCAGCAGAGGAGCTTCTCTACGACATCAGGCAGGCCTGA